The following are from one region of the Panulirus ornatus isolate Po-2019 chromosome 48, ASM3632096v1, whole genome shotgun sequence genome:
- the LOC139763892 gene encoding protein obstructor-E-like isoform X1 — protein sequence MFSALLLFLGVTLVLGSPQVRSQDEQLLSTSSRAFECLEDGIYEDPEQCDKYWVCEQGFATPRLCEDGLVFDILKGTAGHNDPCDSPYVVDCGNKLKLQEPQYVSDYCPRKNGVFEDPDPTVCTRYYTCINGVHLATDCNPGLHFDVENGLCNYPKIVGRSGCVEKTSTCIKNGAFCCTGEKVFTEQGLSIPHPSYPDLEDCQKFYVCLNGLVPQESSCSLGQVYNEKTTVCDFPERVPECKDFYKNNKLFDVVYDDADGDGLRDFGDRRDFSQTSIN from the exons ATGTTCTCAGCGTTGCTTCTGTTCTTGGGCGTGACCCTCGTACTGG GAAGTCCACAAGTGCGCTCCCAGGACGAACAGCTCCTCTCTACGTCCTCACGAGCCTTTGAGTGCCTGGAAGACGGGATCTACGAGGACCCAGAACAGTGCGACAAGTACTGGGTGTGTGAACAAGGGTTTGCTACACCCAGGCTCTGCGAAGATGGACTGGTCTTTGACATCCTGAAGGGGACGGCTGGTCACAATGACCCTTGTGATTCACCCTACGTCGTCGACTGCGGGAACAAGCTCAAACTCC AGGAGCCACAGTACGTGAGTGACTACTGCCCCAGGAAGAATGGCGTCTTCGAAGACCCGGATCCGACAGTGTGCACCCGGTACTACACCTGCATCAATGGAGTCCACTTGGCGACCGACTGCAACCCGGGGCTCCACTTCGATGTCGAGAATGGACTCTGCAACTATCCTAAAATAGTGGGCAGAAGTGGCTGTGTTGAGAAGACGAGCA CTTGCATTAAGAATggggccttctgctgtactgggGAGAAGGTCTTCACCGAACAAGGCCTGAGCATTCCCCATCCTAGTTACCCTGACCTCGAAGATTGCCAGAAGTTCTACGTATGCTTGAACGGCCTAGTTCCTCAGGAAAGCTCCTGCAGCTTAGGTCAAGTTTACAACGAGAAGACTACAGTGTGTGACTTTCCGGAGAGAGTCCCCGAATG CAAGGATTTTTACAAGAACAACAAACTCTTTGACGTCGTCTATGACGACGCTGATGGCGACGGTCTCAGAGACTTCGGAGATCGCCGGGACTTTAGCCAGACCTCCATCAACTAA
- the LOC139763892 gene encoding protein obstructor-E-like isoform X2 yields the protein MFSALLLFLGVTLVLGSPQVRSQDEQLLSTSSRAFECLEDGIYEDPEQCDKYWVCEQGFATPRLCEDGLVFDILKGTAGHNDPCDSPYVVDCGNKLKLQEPQYVSDYCPRKNGVFEDPDPTVCTRYYTCINGVHLATDCNPGLHFDVENGLCNYPKIVGRSGCVEKTSTCIKNGAFCCTGEKVFTEQGLSIPHPSYPDLEDCQKFYVCLNGLVPQESSCSLGQVYNEKTTVCDFPERVPECYGWYRDHPQFSDYYVDNDTNTSPDIGNQDTPN from the exons ATGTTCTCAGCGTTGCTTCTGTTCTTGGGCGTGACCCTCGTACTGG GAAGTCCACAAGTGCGCTCCCAGGACGAACAGCTCCTCTCTACGTCCTCACGAGCCTTTGAGTGCCTGGAAGACGGGATCTACGAGGACCCAGAACAGTGCGACAAGTACTGGGTGTGTGAACAAGGGTTTGCTACACCCAGGCTCTGCGAAGATGGACTGGTCTTTGACATCCTGAAGGGGACGGCTGGTCACAATGACCCTTGTGATTCACCCTACGTCGTCGACTGCGGGAACAAGCTCAAACTCC AGGAGCCACAGTACGTGAGTGACTACTGCCCCAGGAAGAATGGCGTCTTCGAAGACCCGGATCCGACAGTGTGCACCCGGTACTACACCTGCATCAATGGAGTCCACTTGGCGACCGACTGCAACCCGGGGCTCCACTTCGATGTCGAGAATGGACTCTGCAACTATCCTAAAATAGTGGGCAGAAGTGGCTGTGTTGAGAAGACGAGCA CTTGCATTAAGAATggggccttctgctgtactgggGAGAAGGTCTTCACCGAACAAGGCCTGAGCATTCCCCATCCTAGTTACCCTGACCTCGAAGATTGCCAGAAGTTCTACGTATGCTTGAACGGCCTAGTTCCTCAGGAAAGCTCCTGCAGCTTAGGTCAAGTTTACAACGAGAAGACTACAGTGTGTGACTTTCCGGAGAGAGTCCCCGAATG CTACGGGTGGTACAGAGATCACCCACAGTTCTCCGACTACTATGTTGATAACGATACAAACACCTCACCCGACATTGGTAACCAGGACACGCCCAACTAG